The proteins below are encoded in one region of Chiloscyllium punctatum isolate Juve2018m chromosome 9, sChiPun1.3, whole genome shotgun sequence:
- the LOC140481647 gene encoding ETS-related transcription factor Elf-1-like isoform X4, with amino-acid sequence MATALYEGRNQLDLLIKAVEASCQNGDETMETIEAAEALLNMDSPGPAFEEKRITHVFMPSTSGVDPAPITHISVRDDGVPEVVENTQEIILMQEAAHQEVVSESLEQTKKRKGRKPKTLRPASPVTNPDLPAKRKNKDGKGNTIYLWEFLLALLQDKSTCPRYIKWTQREKGIFKLVDSKAVSRLWGKHKNKPDMNYETMGRALRYYYQRGILAKVEGQRLVYQFKEMPKNLVNIDDDDPSFTSETQENPPNLAAYVLPSASASCSSPTVLSSVVMSSVQTQQPRATSCVMSGVKKAFPQPTPVVTPVKAVVEERPAHHLPPEMVKGVQPTQKLQPTSVLKTVPVVQSASPRHEGQKVITRNVPVSAPMNVSAPQSVRTIKLSSQVPVVVSPGTQRVGTVTLQTVPLTTVITSTDLAMSSPKFVFQTVPSSHPVTVLKENIALQGSSVSAKIVTPTSLALGSTSDQQVLPTSSQVSNNGTQALPSPGALSTATPVVTFAATSQHVVSQPQGTVFASVIKAPETKQVSTRQESQEATSQQVEHGTQQSHVIVLTNAGMLPSHMVFRAGENRVVDTQ; translated from the exons CTCATGTGTTCATGCCTTCAACAAGTGGGGTGGACCCGGCTCCCATCACACACATCTCTGTGCGGGACGATGGAGTTCCTGAAGTGGTGGAGAACACACAAGAGATTATCCTGATGCAGGAAGCTgcccatcaggaagtggtcagcgaATCATTGGAGCAAACCAAAAAAAGGAAAG GACGGAAACCCAAAACTTTGCGTCCAGCCTCACCGGTGACAAATCCAGACCTGCCTGCGAAAAGAAAAAACAAAGATGGCAAAG GAAACACAATCTACCTCTGGGAATTCTTGCTGGCATTGCTTCAGGACAAGAGTACATGTCCGCGATACATCAAATGGACTCAGAGAGAAAAGGGCATCTTCAAGCTGGTTGACTCAAAAGCTGTGTCCAGACTTTGGGGAAAACACAAAAATAAGCCAGACATGAACTACGAGACGATGGGTCGAGCTCTCCG GTATTATTATCAACGAGGAATCCTTGCCAAGGTGGAGGGACAGCGGTTGGTCTACCAGTTCAAGGAGATGCCCAAGAATCTGGTAAACATTGATGATGATGACCCCAGCTTCACTTCGGAAACCCAAGAGAATCCTCCTAATCTTGCAGCCTATGTGCTTCCATCAGCTTCAGCATCCTGTTCATCTCCAACTGTCCTGTCCTCCGTCGTCATGAGTAGTGTCCAAACCCAGCAACCCAGGGCTACTTCGTGTGTGATGTCAGGTGTTAAGAAAGCTTTTCCGCAGCCCACTCCCGTGGTCACGCCTGTGAAGGCAGTAGTTGAGGAGAGGCCAGCACACCACCTGCCGCCGGAAATGGTGAAGGGTGTACAACCCACTCAGAAGCTGCAGCCAACCAGCGTCCTCAAGACCGTACCGGTTGTACAGTCAGCATCGCCTCGCCACGAAGGCCAAAAGGTCATCACCAGAAATGTACCCGTCTCCGCACCAATGAATGTGTCAGCTCCTCAGTCAGTGAG AACAATAAAGCTGTCATCACAGGTTCCCGTGGTTGTGTCACCAGGAACTCAGCGAGTTGGTACAGTCACATTACAAACTGTCCCCCTAACAACTGTGATCACGAGCACTGATTTAGCCATGTCCTCACCCAAATTTGTTTTCCAAACAGTTCCATCGTCTCATCCGGTCACTGTGCTGAAAGAAAACATTGCTTTGCAAGGGAGTTCGGTCTCTGCCAAGATAGTTACTCCGACATCTCTCGCTCTGGGTAGTACCAGTGATCAGCAAGTTCTTCCAACCAGTTCACAGGTATCAAATAATGGGACACAAGCTCTGCCATCACCTGGTGCACTGAGCACTGCCACTCCAGTCGTGACCTTTGCAGCTACCAGTCAACACGTGGTGAGCCAACCACAAGGCACTGTCTTTGCATCTGTCATCAAAGCACCAGAGACGAAACAAGTTTCGACCAGGCAGGAGAGCCAGGAAGCAACCAGCCAGCAAGTCGAGCATGGAACCCAGCAGTCCCATGTCATAGTGCTCACAAATGCGGGTATGCTTCCCAGCCACATGGTGTTTAGGGCAGGTGAGAACAGAGTGGTGGACACCCAGTGA